The sequence TTTCATCTCTTCCTGATAATATTGATGAAGAATATATTCTCCAATATTTGTGTCCTATACCAAAAACTTTAAAAGATGAAACTACTATTTGGATTGAAAAGTGGTTAGCCACCAAAGAAAAAGATTTTACTATAAAGAATGTGAAATCAACAAATGTAATTGAggtaaattccaaaaatatatatcatatttgtttgatatttactaattaattatttccatttatgttttttagatTAACCAAATCAGTAATATTGTAAAAgaatgtaaacaattattagaaaatatgaataataataaaaaaaatatggaacaGAATGTATTAACTATGACAGAAGCTGAATGGAAAAAAGCTTGTTCCAATTTAATCTTAGATAAagtgattaatttataaataacggtaattaatgaaactaaaattaattatcatgtaCTTTCTTTTGCAGAAACAAATAGATACTATGATAACAACATTACATTTTGATGCTGAATCATTATCTGAATTAAAATTTCGATTAgcaaaaagaaagaaaaaaagggATCGATTAAAGAGACTTAAAGCTAATCTGAAACTAATTAAATCCCAAAAAAAAGATGAAATCCTAGAAATAAACAGAAAGATTGATGCTTGGCAAAATGccttaaaagaaaatatactaaaagaagaaagagtaattaattttaatacttggtttatttattatttgtaattaataaattttattctagGTTAACAAAACTAAAACTGAAGCCAACATCGTTTTGAAAGGGGTTCGGGGAAAAATTGAAGATGCTAAAAATCAGTTATCATTGTTAGATAATTTGGAAAAATTGAGAAAATGTAGACTTCAAAACTGTGTTAACAAAAGAAGAAATCCACTTTTAGAAAATgccttaagtatattataaaatgaataattaaaattatatacattatttatgtttaattatatgtaatatgtatttgttatagataaattaaagaTACTTTGGCAGCAAAAATTAGCAGACTACAATAAAGAAGAAGAAGGattaaaaaatatgcttattgaagccgaagcaaaaaaaaaaaataaacgagaaattgaaattcaagaaaaattagCAGAATGGGATCATATTCTTTTTGGACCAAGTTTTAGATCTCATGAAATGGGCGTTGATAATTATACATTCCTTGAAATacggtattattaatattttttactatttagcattaaatattcaaataatttactttattcaCTTTAGGAGAGGCTGGGATAAATATGTTGTTGATGAAAAGGAAGTGTCAGCATCTAGCAGTATTCCTTTGGGTTGGATTTTACCATTAGAACCTTGTAATAATGATTGGGCTAAATATTccaataatgttaatgtattgtaatactaatttaaaattttaataaataatgcacacttaaaaatgaaaataaaaatataattatctttaatgctttatattgtgtatgttttttttaaatattttataattttaaattatagcctAGATTATTGTATACGgggttatttgtaaaaaatgccttgtttttccttaaataattgtattaaactactgatttttgaaatatgtaagtgtacctttatacatttttatattgtaaaattatcacttattttttttattattaaaaagtaatttattagttataaaatgttggcaaatgaaaattgaaattaataaaaatgatattatttgatCTTCTATTTGGTAATATCTAGCAGCCAGTGTTTCAGAATAGAAcattacaacattatttttgttcatgAACAATGGCTTAATGAAACAAaactaaatactttaatatgcTCTAAGGTCTCTTATAagcaatatattgttataaaccaTTTCTCATCAAATTTTTCCTTGAAAAAAGTTAGAagttattctataatcaatgatgaAATATTCCTGTACATActcctttaaaattatatatgcttATATTGACCCTAGTTCATTttcggtatttttaattaaattccgtaaattaatatctttgataaccttttaataaaacatttcatcaagtattaaagaataaatcaaccattttataattttttttttttatcaaataaataaaattttatgcatataatatagtacttagTAATatcaatatgaatataaaaattaaattaaaaaatgttttaattgcattctatactataatttttggcatttaaaatgcattttttaaggttttatgGTGCATTAAATTGTGAATCAGAATCATAACCATTCATTGAACATTTGTGTATTTTACGcacattaaaaaaatctttatcaAATGAATGAATAGAACTATGAGTAATAACAGGTACCACTGTCCACCCTGCTAGCAATGAGAGACAACAAATTCATTACTCGTTTAtacacgtataaatattattaagaggacgtagagcccgcatgtgttgtctctgtcctACAAGCATGagacatagtaaattttctaAATCTTATCTTTATCTATAAAAGataagattattatccagggcccttttattgatattgttattttctaataagttatgatcattttaaaatgtacagtttcaaaatgaataaaattgaaattgtcaATGAAACAGTGATATACGGGTTGATTCTTTTATTATggaccactcattatttcaaaaagtattcatgttttcaaaatcatttttttacatagtttcaagttgataaaaaaatcaaaatttttttacttttttgaatgataacagtttttattttatattccaaagcaaaataattttttgagtattttgacacataaaaatcgaatttagggcgagtagtttatgagttatacgtatttaaagtttagacgagCGGAGTAggggacaaacattttgcgaaGTAACCCCATACCACTCCACTCTGGGCATCAACActttaaatactcataactcataaactacccgccctaaatttgatttttatgtatcaaaatactttttgaaataatgagtggttctgAACCACTgattcatgataaaagaatcaccctgtatatttcATGGgtgtagtgtaaaaaaaaaattcaaacatttataataatattatttgtaattgatatttactttacatataaattttcttattgttatttaaattatattcttgttatacTTTGTTAAATGGTATTCaaatttttctgttttaatgttatattttaaaagattttgaagcgccatgattataataatacaataataatatttatagaaaaagaaagtgattacaatttaatgtatattagtaAAACAAAACTCAAATCtaaaatgcttaaaataatgaaaatatataatatagctttagatttttatctacaatattttttacaaatatgtaaATGCTATAGAATTAagtcttaaaaattacaaactaaagatagatttattcaattaatccAACATTAAAAACTGATAATTATCGATTGCCTCAAAAATGCCTAATTTGGCACGccactattatttaattatactttacataattaggataaattaattttattatttcttcctTGTCTTTCCCATAATTCATACTTCCATTCTCGATTGATActgaaaataaagttaaatgttaaaaaaaagtatattataatttataaatttcaggTTTCATGAACAATCCTAATACGTTTATTGAATCCATAGTGAGCAAATAAATATGACTTAATAGCTCTTGATTGGcccattaaataaaacaatattttatgtaacctGGCATAAGTGTGCCaggtttttcaataaaaattgtactattatattatacataattttagtattttaaaaagtagtgAAATTTCACTGCCAAAcaagttgaaataaaattaatataaatcatcaGAGGTATTACTGCTATAAGTGACACAAGTTCtctattaaaagtataaagttaaaaataaagaattcatcattttaaattttcgttGTCTTAATATAAACTAACCGGCATTGATGTCCACATTTATTTGATGTGCATGATTCACAGGGCCAAAAGCACcctatacattttacatcatTGCAATCACAAATTCCATCATTGGGATTTGAAATTCTTAATCTTTCAATAGCTTCTTtagttctaaaatttaaataatagcatACAATGCATAATTTTTAcagatcaataaataaaaaaaaaattaaagataccTACTTATCCATTTAGATTGTTTATATAAAGCTAATTTTCGTAGATTAATTTGCTGTTTTTCAAAATACACCAAGAcactaaattcaaatattactattttactgTCCCGGTTAAGATATAAAATaggttatttcattaaaaacacgaCGTGAAGATCTGGTTTATAAGTTAGATACTTGaatcatataattcatataatacaatattacaattattatcgtatttgtatacattacctatttatatgaatatttgaatGATCTAAGAAAAGAAATGTACGTTATAgtcacggatatagatactatggtTGCACGACAGCCTATATTGGATCACGGCGTTGAGCGGCGCAGAATGTTCTTATCAAATCTGCCAAAAAGTCGCGTACTACTAGTGCCTTCTACAGtcattattatagaaatctTGTACCATGTTACCACAGACTACATTTAGTTTGTGATGTTaccataactaataacaataatagaggCTATAGAGAGCGCTAGTATGACGCGACTTTCTATTCATTCTTAATAGGAACATTCTGAGCCGTCATATCCGTGCTCGTTGTGCAaccatagtatctatatccgtggttATAGTTCAtggtaataatcattaaatcatAACAATTAGCAAGCAGGCAAGATACTTATAGTATccacgattaaagataaatCTATTTAAAGGTATATCTTTAATCATGCTAGTATTTCGACTATCGGTGATAAGGAAATTTAAGTGATTCTCAAACTCGGTGATTattgctaattattattattataggtataataaaggATCACTTGCTCTCTAATGCTtgatatatttgtgtattttattattt is a genomic window of Rhopalosiphum padi isolate XX-2018 chromosome 4, ASM2088224v1, whole genome shotgun sequence containing:
- the LOC132928397 gene encoding programmed cell death protein 7; its protein translation is MSGQSNQSNMYSEANTNNFWLTRPPPPFMPSRPIQPMYNIHNIPFIHPPLSPCNKPAQNYFMPYGVDISNQYYQEQYVPSNQNISNSFSSLPDNIDEEYILQYLCPIPKTLKDETTIWIEKWLATKEKDFTIKNVKSTNVIEINQISNIVKECKQLLENMNNNKKNMEQNVLTMTEAEWKKACSNLILDKKQIDTMITTLHFDAESLSELKFRLAKRKKKRDRLKRLKANLKLIKSQKKDEILEINRKIDAWQNALKENILKEERVNKTKTEANIVLKGVRGKIEDAKNQLSLLDNLEKLRKCRLQNCVNKRRNPLLENALNKLKILWQQKLADYNKEEEGLKNMLIEAEAKKKNKREIEIQEKLAEWDHILFGPSFRSHEMGVDNYTFLEIRRGWDKYVVDEKEVSASSSIPLGWILPLEPCNNDWAKYSNNVNVL